GTACTCATGCGGGTTCATGAACCGGCGAATCGTCGGATGGAGTCGCTGCAACTCGCCGCGGGCCCGCTCGCGAACGACTTCCAGCGGTTCGCTCTCGGCGACGACGCGGCCGCCGCGAATCACCGGCGTCAGCAGGTCTCGCGAAACTAACGGGGCCGGCATCGACTTCCGCCGCGTCGGATCCTTCGCATCGACCACGATCTGCCGCGGATCGACGCCGCCGAGTTCATCGTAGATCATATCGCCAGTCATGCCGTCGGTCGTTTCGTAGCGTCGCACCTGCAGGATGCCGGGAATGCTCGTCTTGACGACCTGCTCCGAGAGCTTCAGCCGCGGCGCCCATTCGCCCTCTTCGTTCTGCACGGCGCCAAGCTTGTAAACGCCGCCGAGCGCCGGCTGATCGTATGCCGTGGCCAGCTTCGTGCCGACGCCCCAGACCGAGATCTTCGCACCTTGCGCCTTCAGGTTCTCGATGATCCGCTCGTCGAGATCATTCGACGCCAGAATCTGCGCCTGGGAAAATCCTCCCGCGTCGAGAATCTTGCGGGCTTCAATGCTCAGATACGCGAGGTCGCCCGAATCGAGCCGCACGCCCACGAGTTCGTGCCCTTCGCTCCGTAGCTTGATTCCAATTTCGACCGCGCGCCGCACGCCTTCGAGTGTGTCGTATGTATCGACGAGGAACACACAATTGTTCGGCATTGCCTCCGCGTAGCTGGCGAACGCCTCCGCCTCGGTATCGAACGACATCACCCAACTGTGGGCGTGCGTCCCCTTCACCGGAATGCCATACAACTTGCCGGCCAGGACGTTCGAGGTCGCGGCGCAGCCGCCGATGTAGGCGGCGCGACTCGCCGACAGCCCGCCGTCGATCCCCTGCGCCCGCCGCAGCCCGAACTCGACCACCGGATCGCCTGCCGCCGCTTGGCAAACCCGCGCCGCCTTCGTGGCGATCAGCGTTTGAAAGTTGACGATGTTCAGTAGTGCCGTTTCCAGCAGTTGACACTGAAGGATCGGCCCTCGCACACGCAGCAGCGGCTCTTGCCCAAACGCGACCGTCCCCTCCGGCATCGCGTCGACGTCGCAGGCGAGACGGAGTTCGGCAAGGTAGTCAAAAAATCTCGGCTCGAACAGCGATTGGCCATCGTTGCCAACCAAGGTGGCGAGATAGGCAATGTCGTCTGGCTCGAAACGGAACGCCGAGAGATAGTCAATCGCCGGCGCCAGCCCCGCGGCGATGGCATACCCGCCCTGAAACGGCGGCTTCCGGAAGAACAAATGAAAAACCGCCGGCTGGTCCGCACGCCCCTGCTTCCAGTAGCCGTAGGCCATGGTGAGCTGATAGAGGTCGGTCAGCAGCGCTAGCGACGGGTGTGGCATGTTCTGCGGCATGGCGTTGGTCATGATGGTG
This sequence is a window from Lacipirellula parvula. Protein-coding genes within it:
- a CDS encoding nicotinate phosphoribosyltransferase, whose protein sequence is MTNAMPQNMPHPSLALLTDLYQLTMAYGYWKQGRADQPAVFHLFFRKPPFQGGYAIAAGLAPAIDYLSAFRFEPDDIAYLATLVGNDGQSLFEPRFFDYLAELRLACDVDAMPEGTVAFGQEPLLRVRGPILQCQLLETALLNIVNFQTLIATKAARVCQAAAGDPVVEFGLRRAQGIDGGLSASRAAYIGGCAATSNVLAGKLYGIPVKGTHAHSWVMSFDTEAEAFASYAEAMPNNCVFLVDTYDTLEGVRRAVEIGIKLRSEGHELVGVRLDSGDLAYLSIEARKILDAGGFSQAQILASNDLDERIIENLKAQGAKISVWGVGTKLATAYDQPALGGVYKLGAVQNEEGEWAPRLKLSEQVVKTSIPGILQVRRYETTDGMTGDMIYDELGGVDPRQIVVDAKDPTRRKSMPAPLVSRDLLTPVIRGGRVVAESEPLEVVRERARGELQRLHPTIRRFMNPHEYPVGLDVGLHECRDAMIQAARDPQVAATPEG